A DNA window from candidate division KSB1 bacterium contains the following coding sequences:
- the pilM gene encoding pilus assembly protein PilM — protein sequence MGVSIRETTLRLTEISRANGEAKITRLAQGRVRVPLQITSFKDRSLIHKFAEDVNRLYEVSDFQARRAVFTLDSNAVLIKKIPVDMSLKDSSLKDHVDWEVEQCVINPLTDYHIAYEYFEPAPGQEFAEVVVVIVRKMIVEFLKEVFHNTDLRLRAVDVDVFAAQRVVEANYDFAETPWVALVDVRRENLQFSLLQNAQFFAAQEVEYPLEEQSDLTNRDRDFLPRIISKELRRIVLENKVGKGVEELNAIFVYGDHVTDRLVEALQNSHNVRIDRANPFRRLKTAPLVGDLSMQENPETFVVSVGAALKKL from the coding sequence GTGGGCGTAAGTATTCGAGAGACAACGCTGCGCCTGACAGAAATCTCCCGTGCCAACGGCGAGGCCAAGATCACCCGGCTGGCGCAAGGCCGGGTGCGCGTGCCGTTGCAGATTACTTCTTTCAAAGACCGGTCACTGATCCACAAATTTGCTGAAGACGTCAACCGGCTGTATGAGGTCTCCGATTTCCAGGCCCGTCGGGCTGTTTTTACCCTCGATTCCAATGCGGTCCTGATCAAGAAGATCCCGGTGGACATGAGCCTGAAGGACAGCAGTTTGAAGGATCACGTCGACTGGGAAGTGGAACAATGCGTGATCAATCCCCTCACCGACTATCATATTGCCTACGAATATTTTGAGCCGGCTCCCGGGCAGGAATTCGCCGAAGTCGTGGTGGTGATCGTGCGCAAAATGATCGTGGAATTTCTGAAGGAAGTTTTCCACAACACCGATTTGCGTCTGCGCGCGGTGGACGTCGATGTGTTTGCGGCGCAGCGCGTGGTGGAAGCCAACTACGATTTTGCCGAAACACCGTGGGTGGCCCTGGTGGATGTGCGCCGGGAAAATCTGCAATTCTCCCTGCTGCAGAACGCCCAATTCTTTGCCGCGCAGGAGGTGGAATATCCCCTGGAGGAGCAGAGCGATCTCACCAACCGCGATCGCGATTTTCTGCCGCGCATCATTTCCAAGGAATTGCGGCGCATCGTCCTGGAAAACAAGGTGGGCAAGGGGGTGGAGGAATTGAATGCCATTTTTGTCTACGGCGACCACGTCACCGATCGGCTGGTCGAGGCTTTGCAAAACAGCCACAACGTCCGCATCGATCGCGCCAATCCCTTTCGCCGCTTGAAAACGGCGCCTCTCGTTGGCGATCTCTCCATGCAGGAGAATCCCGAAACTTTCGTGGTCTCTGTCGGCGCGGCGCTGAAGAAACTCTAG
- the coaD gene encoding pantetheine-phosphate adenylyltransferase, with product MKLAIYPGTFDPVTNGHLDIVERAVQLFDAVTIAVTTNPTKNPLFTVAERIMMFREATRHLPRIEVESFSGLLVEYAAARGASVLIRGLRAISDFEYEFQMALINRKISHGLDTVFLMASEKYTYLNSTIVKEVARLGGDVSCFVPPAVNERIRQKLAQS from the coding sequence ATGAAATTGGCGATCTATCCCGGCACCTTCGACCCCGTGACCAACGGCCATCTCGACATTGTGGAGCGCGCCGTGCAGTTGTTCGATGCCGTCACGATCGCAGTCACCACCAATCCCACCAAAAATCCCCTGTTCACGGTCGCGGAACGCATCATGATGTTTCGCGAAGCCACCCGGCATTTGCCGCGCATTGAGGTGGAAAGCTTCTCCGGGTTGCTGGTGGAATACGCCGCGGCGCGTGGCGCGAGCGTCTTGATCCGCGGCTTGCGCGCCATTTCGGATTTCGAATACGAATTCCAGATGGCGCTCATCAACCGCAAAATCTCCCACGGCCTGGACACAGTGTTTCTGATGGCGAGCGAAAAATACACCTACCTCAATTCCACCATCGTCAAGGAAGTGGCCCGGCTCGGCGGCGACGTCAGTTGTTTTGTGCCGCCGGCGGTGAATGAGCGCATCCGGCAAAAGCTGGCACAGTCATGA
- a CDS encoding pyridoxal phosphate-dependent aminotransferase has product MQFQESEFCQRIQPSETLALTTLVAELRRQGKSIIDLGAGEPDFDTPEDIKAAGIRAIREGKTRYTPNVGTLALREAICRHLQTLGGPAYTPAQVVVSNGAKQAIHNALLALCNPGDEVIVPAPYWVSYPEQVKMTGATPVFVPTEDATGFKITPAALAAAITPRTRLLILNSPGNPTGAVYSVAELTALAAIIREKQIFVLADEIYFKLVYRETQTCSLACFPELREQLILINGFSKAYAMTGWRLGYLAAPVAIARAAAKIQSHTTSNPCSISQEAGCAALAMDEQTLVAMRDEFERRRDFVHAAVNRMPGLSACLPGGAFYLFVNVSALLGRRLFGQTIAAPADLVKLLLEHAGVALVGGEAFGSRQHVRISYANSMENLRTAMRRLEETLQQVEI; this is encoded by the coding sequence ATGCAATTTCAAGAATCTGAATTCTGCCAGCGCATTCAACCTTCCGAAACGCTCGCCCTCACCACCTTGGTCGCCGAATTGCGCCGCCAGGGCAAATCCATCATCGACCTGGGTGCGGGTGAACCGGATTTCGACACCCCGGAAGACATCAAGGCGGCGGGCATTCGCGCCATTCGCGAGGGCAAAACCAGGTACACGCCCAATGTCGGCACACTGGCATTGCGTGAAGCGATTTGCCGGCATTTGCAAACGCTCGGCGGCCCGGCTTATACGCCGGCGCAAGTGGTGGTCTCCAATGGCGCCAAGCAGGCGATTCACAATGCCCTGCTGGCGCTCTGCAATCCCGGCGATGAAGTGATCGTGCCCGCACCCTACTGGGTGAGTTATCCCGAGCAGGTGAAGATGACGGGTGCCACGCCGGTGTTCGTGCCCACGGAGGACGCGACTGGTTTCAAAATTACGCCGGCGGCGCTGGCGGCGGCGATCACCCCGCGCACCCGCCTGCTCATTCTCAACAGCCCGGGCAATCCCACCGGTGCAGTCTATTCTGTCGCTGAACTCACGGCGCTGGCGGCGATCATCCGGGAGAAGCAGATTTTTGTGCTCGCGGATGAGATTTATTTCAAGCTCGTCTATCGCGAAACGCAAACGTGCAGCCTGGCGTGTTTTCCCGAGCTGCGCGAGCAGTTGATTTTGATCAACGGCTTCTCGAAAGCCTACGCCATGACCGGCTGGCGGCTGGGATACCTGGCGGCACCGGTTGCGATTGCCAGGGCGGCGGCAAAGATTCAGAGCCATACCACCTCCAACCCCTGCTCCATTTCCCAGGAGGCCGGTTGCGCGGCCCTGGCGATGGATGAGCAGACGCTGGTTGCGATGCGCGACGAGTTCGAGCGGCGTCGCGATTTCGTGCACGCCGCGGTCAATCGCATGCCGGGGCTCTCGGCCTGCCTGCCGGGCGGCGCGTTCTATCTGTTTGTGAATGTCAGTGCCTTGCTCGGCCGCCGGCTTTTCGGACAAACAATTGCCGCGCCGGCTGATCTGGTGAAGCTGCTGCTTGAGCATGCCGGTGTTGCACTGGTCGGCGGCGAGGCCTTCGGCAGCCGCCAGCATGTGCGCATTTCATATGCGAATTCGATGGAGAACTTGCGCACGGCCATGCGACGCCTGGAGGAAACGCTGCAGCAGGTGGAAATTTAA
- the rsmD gene encoding 16S rRNA (guanine(966)-N(2))-methyltransferase RsmD has protein sequence MRVIAGTRKGHVLLAPRHRQVRPTSSRVRTVLFDVLGRELTAARVLDLFAGTGGLGIEALSRGAAWVDFVESNRQHARLIRMNLQKTHLDDHAAVLVEDAFAFLARRGDDLPPYDLVLADPPYTFDAYSRLLQALATPALLAASGRVVLETSIRLNLPAAPSGLQLRSERRISETRLLFYQRE, from the coding sequence ATGCGAGTGATCGCCGGCACGCGCAAAGGCCATGTGTTGCTGGCACCGCGTCACCGGCAGGTGCGCCCGACCAGCAGCCGCGTCCGCACTGTTTTGTTCGACGTGCTGGGGCGGGAACTCACCGCCGCGCGCGTGCTTGACCTGTTTGCCGGAACAGGCGGTCTGGGAATCGAAGCACTCAGCCGGGGCGCGGCCTGGGTCGATTTTGTGGAGAGCAACCGCCAGCATGCCCGGCTCATTCGGATGAATTTGCAGAAAACGCATCTTGACGACCACGCCGCCGTGCTGGTTGAAGATGCGTTTGCTTTTTTGGCTCGCCGGGGCGACGACCTGCCGCCTTATGATCTGGTCCTGGCTGATCCACCCTACACCTTCGACGCTTACTCCCGGCTGTTGCAGGCGCTGGCCACACCCGCCCTGCTGGCGGCTTCCGGCAGGGTGGTGCTGGAAACCTCCATTCGTCTCAACCTGCCTGCTGCACCCTCAGGACTACAACTCCGGTCGGAACGACGCATCAGTGAAACCAGGCTGTTATTCTACCAACGGGAATAA
- the pta gene encoding phosphate acetyltransferase, producing MTFLESLAARARQQPRRLVFPEATEARTLQAVAELHRRRLAVPVLIGDPQQVQAAARELGLALADIEIIDPCRHPQLEAWADELRQRQVHKPLSQQQALARLQNPLYFAAAYVRAGLAAGTVAGAAAATAEVLRAALLCIGMAPGISLVSSVFLMVSPHNGRVLTFADCAVVPEPEAQQLAEIAVTAADTHRKLTGETPVVALLSFSTKGSATHAAVEKVRLATTIAQQLRPALALDGELQADAALVPEIAQRKAPDSIVRGNANVLIFPDLNAGNIAYKLVQRLAGYQAIGPILQGLAKPANDLSRGCMVEDIVNVACICSIMAGEAF from the coding sequence ATGACTTTTTTGGAATCCCTGGCAGCCCGCGCCCGGCAGCAGCCCCGCCGCCTCGTTTTTCCCGAAGCCACCGAGGCGCGCACGCTGCAAGCCGTCGCGGAACTGCACCGGCGCCGCCTGGCCGTGCCGGTGTTGATCGGCGACCCGCAGCAGGTCCAGGCTGCCGCCCGGGAGCTTGGTCTTGCGCTGGCAGATATCGAGATCATTGACCCCTGCCGCCATCCGCAGCTCGAGGCCTGGGCGGACGAACTCCGGCAGCGGCAGGTGCACAAGCCGCTGTCACAACAGCAGGCGCTTGCAAGGTTGCAGAATCCTCTCTATTTTGCTGCCGCGTATGTCAGGGCCGGTCTGGCAGCAGGCACGGTGGCGGGCGCCGCTGCTGCCACCGCCGAGGTTCTGCGGGCCGCGCTGCTGTGCATCGGCATGGCGCCCGGCATCTCCCTGGTGTCGAGCGTATTCTTGATGGTGAGTCCGCACAATGGCCGGGTGTTGACTTTCGCGGATTGCGCGGTCGTGCCGGAGCCGGAGGCACAACAACTCGCCGAGATTGCGGTAACGGCGGCGGACACGCACCGGAAATTGACCGGCGAAACGCCGGTGGTGGCGTTGCTGTCCTTCTCCACCAAAGGCAGCGCCACACATGCGGCAGTGGAGAAAGTGCGGCTTGCCACCACAATCGCGCAGCAGTTGCGACCGGCCCTGGCGCTTGATGGTGAGTTGCAGGCTGATGCCGCATTGGTGCCGGAGATCGCACAACGCAAGGCCCCGGACAGCATCGTGCGGGGCAACGCCAATGTCCTGATCTTTCCCGACCTCAACGCGGGCAACATCGCCTACAAGCTGGTGCAGCGGCTGGCCGGCTATCAGGCGATCGGCCCGATATTGCAGGGTTTGGCGAAACCGGCAAACGATCTCTCTCGTGGCTGTATGGTCGAAGACATTGTAAACGTCGCGTGTATCTGTTCCATCATGGCGGGAGAGGCGTTTTAA